In Streptomyces longhuiensis, the following proteins share a genomic window:
- a CDS encoding carbohydrate ABC transporter permease has product MRTRTHVRPERSAVELARREDVAEGQNPVAPKQSPEPGRRAHTRDRLGRFGLFAAPGLLVYLALVLVPIAIATGYSLTDKNPFHPPTRWVGLDNFAGLASDGEFFTALRNTVVVTVIVTVVTNAGGLAIALLLDRRGWLYNALRSVFFVPVVLSAVVVSVIWQAILVDDGLLNSLLKQLGMDHPPGWLSDPSLALYTVSWVIAWQGLGFCVVIYLAGLQGIPQELHEAAEIDGCGPLMRFRHVTWPMLAPAVTINTVMSLIGGFKAYDQVQVLTNGGPGPGTTSTLAFQVIQTAFMGNHIGYASAMAVVMLVVVAAVSVVALRLLQQREVSS; this is encoded by the coding sequence ATGCGAACCCGCACCCACGTCCGCCCGGAACGTTCTGCCGTCGAGCTCGCAAGACGGGAGGACGTGGCGGAAGGGCAGAACCCCGTCGCGCCGAAACAGTCTCCGGAACCGGGCCGGCGAGCACATACGCGAGACAGACTCGGCCGCTTCGGCCTGTTCGCGGCCCCGGGCCTGCTGGTCTACCTGGCCCTGGTCCTCGTCCCGATCGCCATCGCGACCGGCTACAGCCTCACCGACAAGAACCCTTTCCATCCTCCGACCCGATGGGTGGGCCTGGACAATTTCGCGGGCCTGGCCTCCGACGGCGAATTCTTCACCGCGCTGCGCAACACCGTGGTCGTCACCGTCATCGTGACCGTGGTGACCAATGCGGGCGGACTGGCCATCGCGCTGCTGCTCGACCGGCGCGGCTGGCTCTACAACGCTCTGCGCAGCGTGTTCTTCGTGCCGGTCGTCCTCAGCGCTGTCGTGGTCAGCGTCATCTGGCAGGCGATCCTCGTCGACGACGGGCTGCTCAACTCCCTGCTGAAACAGCTGGGGATGGACCATCCACCGGGCTGGCTCTCCGACCCGAGCCTCGCTCTCTACACGGTTTCCTGGGTCATCGCCTGGCAAGGGCTCGGCTTCTGCGTGGTGATCTACCTGGCCGGACTCCAGGGAATTCCGCAGGAGTTGCACGAAGCGGCGGAGATCGACGGCTGCGGACCCCTGATGCGGTTCCGCCATGTCACGTGGCCGATGCTCGCGCCCGCCGTCACGATCAACACGGTGATGTCGCTGATCGGCGGCTTCAAGGCGTACGACCAGGTCCAGGTCCTCACCAACGGCGGGCCCGGCCCCGGCACCACGTCCACCCTTGCCTTCCAGGTGATCCAGACCGCCTTCATGGGCAACCACATCGGCTACGCCTCGGCCATGGCCGTCGTGATGCTCGTCGTGGTGGCGGCCGTCTCGGTCGTCGCGCTCAGGCTGCTGCAACAACGCGAGGTGTCCTCCTGA
- a CDS encoding methyltransferase encodes MSNRFETSWGEFDLARFPEDPRDTLRAWDAADEYLLRHLADSAADLSGSVVVIGDRWGALATSLARHCDRPTAISDSYLGQRATRANLDRAGFDENAVRLLTTQDTPPERVDVLLVRVPKSLALLEDQLHRIAPAVHDGTVVIGTGMVKEIHTSTLKLFERIIGPTRTSLAEKKARLIFTTPFPALARPRNPWPHTYALPDGVGPVSGRTVTNHAGVFCAERLDIGTRFLLQHLPRSEGAERVVDLGCGNGVVGTAMALENPRAEIVFTDESFQAVASAEATYRANIDPTEHPEARAEFLVGDGLAELPAGSADLVLNNPPFHSHQATTAATAMRMFSDARDALRPGGELWVIGNRHLGYHVKLRRLFGNSELIASDPKFVVLRAVKKERETRP; translated from the coding sequence ATGAGCAACCGTTTCGAGACGTCATGGGGCGAGTTCGACCTCGCCCGCTTCCCCGAGGATCCCCGCGACACGCTGCGCGCATGGGATGCCGCGGACGAGTACCTGCTGCGGCATCTCGCCGACAGCGCCGCCGATCTGTCGGGGTCGGTGGTCGTGATCGGCGACCGGTGGGGCGCCCTCGCCACGTCCCTGGCCCGGCACTGCGACCGGCCGACCGCGATCTCCGACTCGTACCTCGGGCAGCGCGCGACCCGCGCCAACCTCGACCGGGCCGGCTTCGACGAGAACGCGGTACGGCTGCTGACCACCCAGGACACCCCGCCGGAGCGCGTGGACGTACTGCTCGTGCGCGTCCCCAAGAGCCTGGCGCTGCTCGAGGACCAGCTGCACCGCATCGCGCCCGCCGTCCACGACGGCACCGTGGTGATCGGGACCGGCATGGTCAAGGAGATCCACACCTCGACGCTGAAGCTGTTCGAGCGGATCATCGGCCCGACCCGCACGTCCCTCGCCGAGAAGAAGGCGCGGCTCATCTTCACGACGCCGTTCCCGGCGCTCGCGCGGCCGCGGAACCCGTGGCCGCACACATACGCCCTGCCCGACGGGGTCGGCCCCGTGTCGGGCCGGACCGTCACCAACCACGCCGGTGTGTTCTGCGCCGAGCGCCTCGACATCGGCACCCGGTTCCTGCTCCAACACCTACCCCGCAGCGAGGGCGCCGAGCGCGTCGTGGACCTGGGCTGCGGCAACGGCGTCGTCGGTACGGCCATGGCGCTGGAGAACCCGCGCGCGGAGATCGTGTTCACGGACGAGTCGTTCCAGGCGGTGGCGTCGGCCGAGGCGACCTACCGGGCGAACATCGACCCCACCGAACACCCCGAGGCGAGGGCGGAGTTCCTCGTGGGCGACGGTCTCGCGGAGCTGCCCGCGGGCAGTGCGGACCTCGTCCTGAACAATCCGCCGTTCCACTCGCACCAGGCGACGACCGCCGCCACGGCCATGCGCATGTTCTCCGACGCGCGGGACGCGCTGCGTCCGGGCGGTGAACTGTGGGTCATCGGCAATCGCCACCTCGGCTACCACGTGAAGCTGCGGCGCCTGTTCGGCAACAGTGAACTCATCGCCAGCGACCCGAAGTTCGTGGTCCTGCGCGCCGTCAAGAAGGAACGCGAGACGCGTCCGTAG
- a CDS encoding CbtB domain-containing protein — protein MAQTVAQPTATTPVLPAKLPLKAIAPWAAFFGILMLVLLYFVGAEQGATAVVSGESVHEWVHDARHLLGFPCH, from the coding sequence ATGGCGCAGACCGTCGCTCAGCCGACAGCCACCACCCCCGTTCTTCCCGCAAAGCTGCCCCTGAAGGCGATTGCCCCGTGGGCAGCCTTCTTCGGCATCCTGATGCTGGTCCTGCTCTACTTCGTCGGCGCCGAACAGGGGGCGACCGCCGTCGTCTCCGGCGAGAGCGTTCATGAATGGGTGCACGACGCCCGCCACCTGCTCGGCTTCCCCTGCCACTGA
- a CDS encoding histidine phosphatase family protein yields MTSRVTLITAATSRALREARFDDGCPLDASAAARARAAAGSLPAADRLLVSPTVRCRETAEALGLDAVEEPELAGLDVGRWRGLTLDEVSAEDPAGIALWLSDLGATPHGGESVRALCERVARRLDASAEFDGRTLAVVEPEVVRAVAVKILDVPGSAFWRLDVPPLTATDVSGRSGRWNLRLGRPLGPSEDGAGG; encoded by the coding sequence GTGACCAGTCGCGTCACCTTGATCACTGCCGCCACGAGCCGGGCTCTGCGGGAGGCCCGGTTCGACGACGGGTGCCCGCTCGACGCGAGCGCCGCGGCACGTGCGCGGGCGGCGGCCGGTTCCCTTCCCGCGGCCGACCGGCTGTTGGTGTCCCCCACCGTGCGCTGCCGGGAGACGGCGGAGGCCCTCGGCCTCGATGCCGTCGAGGAGCCGGAGCTGGCCGGGCTGGACGTAGGCCGTTGGCGGGGCCTGACCCTCGACGAGGTGAGCGCCGAGGACCCGGCCGGCATCGCGCTCTGGCTCTCCGACCTCGGCGCCACGCCGCACGGCGGGGAGTCCGTACGTGCGCTGTGCGAACGGGTCGCGCGCCGGCTGGACGCGTCGGCGGAATTCGACGGACGGACACTCGCCGTGGTGGAGCCGGAGGTGGTGCGGGCCGTGGCCGTCAAGATCCTCGACGTGCCCGGGTCGGCGTTCTGGCGGCTCGACGTACCGCCCCTGACGGCGACCGACGTCAGCGGGCGCTCCGGGCGCTGGAACCTTCGGCTCGGACGACCGCTGGGCCCGTCGGAGGACGGCGCCGGGGGCTGA
- a CDS encoding tetratricopeptide repeat protein, with protein sequence MVNTTNYYTQGTPAERWERARKFFDAKEYTLAAQILDDLVAEIPEQVAARLLLARAYYHSAQLGRAEAELRTVVERDPVEHYARLMLGRTLERQGRHEEAGPHLRMAAAFAGDFGDA encoded by the coding sequence GTGGTGAACACGACCAACTACTACACGCAGGGCACCCCGGCGGAGCGCTGGGAGCGCGCGCGGAAGTTCTTCGACGCCAAGGAGTACACGCTCGCGGCGCAGATCCTCGACGACCTGGTCGCCGAGATCCCCGAGCAGGTGGCGGCGCGGCTGCTGCTGGCCCGCGCGTACTACCACTCGGCCCAGCTGGGCCGTGCCGAGGCCGAACTGCGCACGGTCGTCGAGCGTGATCCGGTCGAGCACTACGCCCGTCTGATGCTGGGGCGCACCCTGGAGCGCCAGGGCCGTCACGAGGAGGCAGGACCGCATCTGCGGATGGCTGCCGCGTTCGCGGGCGACTTCGGCGATGCCTGA
- a CDS encoding FadR/GntR family transcriptional regulator: MSQTESAAGSTAGKTAASGAAGGGAYRPGYEVAAERILEYVVRAGLQPGDRLPTEKDLADEVGMSRTVVREAVKILSALGRLSVQKGRGIYVAEPEHSSWQRSLANFLPADLHQVDELFEFRRHLETTTAQLAAQRATPAQVKAVREAAHRSTQAAHDNDIDAFTLADEAFHTAIATAAANTFYTATVDAVRRLQRQVTTIGLAGLAGGSLQVAATQHEAIAAAITAGEPTDAQTLMAEHIDMTAQQFQREIWRRVIPHDDTHTPRSES, from the coding sequence TTGAGCCAGACAGAGAGCGCGGCCGGGAGCACGGCCGGGAAGACGGCCGCGTCGGGGGCCGCGGGCGGTGGCGCGTACCGGCCGGGCTACGAGGTCGCGGCCGAGCGCATCCTCGAGTACGTGGTGCGGGCCGGGCTGCAGCCCGGCGACCGGCTGCCCACCGAGAAGGACCTGGCCGACGAGGTCGGCATGTCCCGCACCGTGGTCCGCGAAGCGGTGAAGATCCTCTCCGCCCTCGGCCGACTGTCCGTGCAGAAGGGACGCGGCATCTACGTCGCCGAACCCGAACACTCCTCCTGGCAGCGGTCCCTGGCCAACTTCCTGCCCGCGGACCTGCACCAGGTCGACGAACTCTTCGAATTCCGACGCCACTTGGAGACCACCACCGCTCAGCTGGCGGCCCAGCGCGCCACCCCCGCCCAGGTGAAAGCCGTCCGCGAAGCGGCCCACCGGTCCACCCAGGCCGCGCACGACAACGACATCGACGCCTTCACCCTCGCCGACGAGGCCTTCCACACCGCCATCGCCACGGCCGCCGCCAACACCTTCTACACGGCCACCGTCGACGCCGTACGACGCCTGCAACGGCAGGTCACCACCATCGGCCTGGCCGGACTCGCCGGTGGCTCCCTTCAGGTGGCCGCCACCCAGCACGAGGCCATCGCCGCAGCCATCACCGCCGGCGAACCCACCGACGCGCAGACCCTCATGGCCGAGCACATCGACATGACCGCCCAGCAGTTCCAGCGCGAGATCTGGCGCCGCGTCATCCCCCATGACGACACTCACACCCCGCGCTCCGAGTCATAG
- a CDS encoding ABC transporter substrate-binding protein, which produces MTRNPMLLRTAALAGAFVLAGCTAGGGGESASSGDKVTLTFLTFETPNLDAKYWDAAIARASKKVPGVTIKKLVSPSADRTGYAKQLDGTGQFPDVMIGLNPAGFAESGKLAAWSDKELAPYAEPHANTYGGKVFQLPYAAQGTFVYYNKKDFAEAGVDAPPRTYRELLDAGAKLKAKGINPFVVGGGGKDSWADMFPLICTVATDVYKGQPDWLSQRSAGKVKFTDRAFVAAARKVAHLADKGYMDRAGLSRSYADTEQAFRDGKGAMYPMGSWFAASADAKKPGFDTGVFAWPTDNGAPALPGVTGGGMTVSSKAPDVALAKKWAKAFMEDEKNLDAAVKSDALIIAIKGYKAPANMGPVYKETAATYAKAQKEDGIVNSFSQETGDGSMPPGLADKAAAGVQKLLSGRMTAREFGAYMDEQWEKATR; this is translated from the coding sequence ATGACACGCAATCCGATGCTTCTGAGAACTGCCGCACTGGCAGGCGCTTTCGTCCTGGCCGGGTGCACGGCCGGCGGCGGTGGGGAGAGTGCGTCGTCCGGCGACAAGGTCACGCTGACCTTCCTCACGTTCGAGACACCCAACCTCGACGCGAAGTACTGGGACGCGGCGATCGCCCGCGCCTCGAAGAAGGTCCCCGGAGTGACCATCAAGAAGCTCGTGTCCCCCAGCGCGGACCGCACCGGATACGCGAAACAGCTGGACGGCACGGGACAGTTCCCGGATGTCATGATCGGGCTGAACCCCGCCGGGTTCGCCGAGTCGGGCAAGTTGGCCGCGTGGTCGGACAAGGAGCTGGCGCCGTACGCCGAGCCGCACGCCAACACGTACGGCGGCAAGGTGTTCCAGCTTCCGTACGCGGCCCAGGGCACTTTCGTCTACTACAACAAGAAGGACTTCGCCGAGGCCGGTGTCGACGCCCCGCCCCGGACCTACCGTGAACTGCTGGACGCCGGCGCCAAATTGAAGGCGAAGGGAATCAACCCGTTCGTGGTCGGCGGTGGGGGCAAGGATTCCTGGGCGGACATGTTCCCGTTGATCTGCACGGTGGCCACCGATGTGTACAAGGGGCAGCCCGACTGGCTGTCACAACGCAGCGCGGGCAAGGTCAAGTTCACCGACCGGGCCTTCGTCGCCGCCGCACGGAAGGTGGCCCACCTGGCCGACAAGGGCTATATGGACCGGGCGGGGCTCTCGCGCTCCTACGCGGACACCGAGCAGGCTTTCCGCGACGGCAAGGGCGCCATGTATCCGATGGGCAGCTGGTTCGCCGCGTCGGCCGATGCGAAGAAGCCCGGATTCGACACGGGTGTGTTCGCCTGGCCCACCGACAACGGCGCGCCGGCTCTCCCCGGAGTCACCGGCGGTGGGATGACGGTGAGTTCGAAGGCACCGGATGTGGCGTTGGCCAAGAAATGGGCGAAAGCCTTCATGGAAGACGAGAAGAACCTCGACGCCGCCGTCAAGTCCGATGCGCTCATCATCGCCATCAAGGGTTACAAGGCACCGGCGAACATGGGGCCCGTCTACAAGGAGACGGCGGCAACGTACGCCAAGGCCCAGAAGGAGGACGGAATCGTCAACTCCTTCTCCCAGGAGACCGGTGACGGCTCGATGCCTCCGGGGCTCGCCGACAAGGCCGCGGCAGGTGTGCAGAAACTGCTCAGCGGGCGTATGACGGCGCGGGAATTCGGCGCCTACATGGATGAGCAGTGGGAAAAGGCCACCCGGTAA
- a CDS encoding pirin family protein — translation MSNLDREAVPTMCGGRGFVVAEPVRELLSPRRVKLGESTEVRRLLPNLGRRMVGAWAFVDHYGPDDIADEPGMQVPPHPHMGLQTVSWLHEGEVLHRDSTGSLQTIRPRELGLMTSGRAISHSEESPRPHARLLHGAQLWVALPDSHRHTEPRFEHHADLPEVTAPGLSATLILGELDGAVSPGTTYTPIVGADLSLTRGADVSVPLEPDFEYAVLSMSGEAHVDGVPVLPGSMLYLGCGRTELPLRAASDASLMLLGGEPFDEELIMWWNFIGRSQDDITQAREDWMSGSRFGEVKGYDGGPLAAPELPAVPLKPRGRVR, via the coding sequence ATGAGCAATCTTGATCGCGAGGCGGTGCCGACCATGTGCGGCGGCCGGGGCTTCGTCGTGGCGGAGCCCGTACGTGAACTCCTCTCCCCCCGGCGCGTGAAGCTCGGCGAGTCCACCGAGGTCCGCAGGCTGCTTCCGAACCTCGGCCGCCGCATGGTCGGCGCCTGGGCCTTCGTCGATCACTACGGGCCCGACGACATCGCCGACGAACCCGGCATGCAGGTGCCGCCCCACCCCCACATGGGCCTGCAGACGGTGAGCTGGCTGCACGAGGGGGAGGTCCTGCACCGCGACTCCACGGGCAGCCTCCAGACGATCAGGCCCCGCGAGCTGGGACTCATGACGTCCGGGCGTGCCATCAGCCACTCCGAGGAGAGCCCGCGCCCGCACGCCCGCCTTCTGCACGGCGCGCAGCTGTGGGTCGCGCTGCCGGACAGTCACCGCCACACGGAGCCGCGCTTCGAGCACCACGCCGATCTGCCCGAGGTCACGGCCCCCGGCCTGAGCGCGACCCTGATCCTCGGCGAGCTCGACGGCGCCGTGTCGCCCGGCACGACGTACACGCCCATCGTCGGAGCGGACCTCAGCCTCACGCGCGGCGCGGATGTCAGCGTCCCGCTCGAGCCGGACTTCGAGTACGCGGTCCTGTCCATGTCGGGCGAGGCCCACGTCGACGGCGTCCCGGTCCTGCCCGGCTCCATGCTCTACCTGGGCTGTGGCCGCACCGAACTCCCCCTGCGCGCCGCGTCGGACGCGTCCCTCATGCTCCTCGGCGGCGAGCCGTTCGACGAGGAGCTGATCATGTGGTGGAACTTCATCGGCAGATCGCAGGACGACATCACCCAGGCCCGGGAGGACTGGATGAGCGGGTCGAGGTTCGGGGAGGTGAAGGGATACGACGGCGGTCCGCTGGCCGCACCCGAGCTCCCCGCAGTACCGCTCAAGCCCCGGGGAAGGGTGCGCTGA
- a CDS encoding ABC transporter ATP-binding protein → MRTTTAEGLRADRVRRETGGHLILDGVSVHPAPGGITGLVGPNGSGKTTLLRLLAGILTPQAGVVTLDGSPLSTVGRRDFARRVAVVEQQADTQVELTAEDVVRLGRVPHRRAWMPPSAQDEEAVRSALARTDLTDRAHRHWHTLSGGERQRVQIARALAQRPRELLLDEPTNHLDIQHQLDLMDLLAELRLTSVIALHDLNLAAMYCDQLVVLRQGRVIAAGTPRDVLTEELIARVYGVRATVFPAAEPGERPYIRFLRTSAP, encoded by the coding sequence ATGCGCACAACCACCGCCGAGGGACTGCGGGCCGACCGCGTCCGCCGCGAAACCGGCGGACACCTCATCCTGGACGGCGTGAGCGTGCACCCGGCGCCCGGAGGCATCACGGGCCTCGTCGGACCCAACGGCTCGGGCAAGACCACGCTCCTGCGTCTGCTCGCGGGCATCCTCACTCCCCAGGCCGGAGTGGTGACCCTGGACGGCTCACCGCTGAGCACCGTCGGCCGCAGGGACTTCGCGCGCCGTGTCGCCGTGGTCGAGCAACAGGCCGACACACAGGTCGAGCTGACGGCCGAGGACGTCGTACGTCTGGGCCGTGTCCCGCACCGCAGGGCATGGATGCCACCGTCGGCGCAGGACGAGGAGGCCGTACGTTCCGCGCTCGCCCGCACCGATCTCACCGACCGGGCGCACCGGCACTGGCACACGCTCTCCGGCGGTGAGCGCCAGCGCGTCCAGATCGCCCGTGCCCTCGCGCAGCGGCCACGCGAACTCCTCCTGGACGAGCCGACCAACCACCTCGACATCCAGCACCAGTTGGACCTCATGGACCTGCTGGCAGAACTCCGGCTCACCAGCGTCATCGCCCTGCACGACCTCAACCTGGCCGCGATGTACTGCGACCAGCTGGTCGTGCTCCGGCAGGGGCGTGTGATCGCGGCCGGTACCCCCCGTGACGTACTCACCGAAGAGCTCATAGCGCGGGTCTACGGTGTGCGCGCGACGGTTTTCCCGGCCGCCGAGCCGGGGGAGCGCCCGTACATCAGGTTCCTGAGGACGTCCGCTCCCTGA
- a CDS encoding enolase C-terminal domain-like protein yields the protein MRITDVSVELVDLPAQPAFRWRAGLPGSEPATVGAILRVHTDEGLVGEAHTRRGVIVADLVGRRIRDDLIGRDPLMRELLWQRLWELDRIEELPIYALGLVDVALWDLAGRAAGQPVHRLLGAYREAIPAYASTVTFGSVEEYLDVSDQCLELGYAAIKLHGWGDPKADAALCQKLRAHVGDDIPLMYDGSAGFDLADSVYVGRALGEAGYLWYEEPMREFSVTAYRWLAERVDVPLLVAETSDGAHMNVGDFIAAGAADRVRTSAQYKGGITGALRIAHLAESYQLRAEVHGSGVVNAHLCMAIPNTTYYESLVYTNPVVREPSVAADGQVHAPTAPGIGFDQPGW from the coding sequence ATGCGAATCACCGATGTTTCTGTGGAGCTCGTCGACCTGCCCGCGCAGCCGGCCTTCCGATGGCGGGCCGGGCTGCCGGGCTCCGAGCCGGCGACGGTGGGCGCGATCCTGCGCGTCCACACCGACGAGGGTCTGGTGGGCGAGGCCCACACGCGACGCGGGGTGATCGTCGCCGACCTGGTCGGCCGCCGCATCCGGGACGACCTGATCGGCCGCGATCCGCTGATGCGCGAACTGCTGTGGCAGCGCCTGTGGGAGCTGGACCGGATCGAGGAGCTGCCGATCTACGCCCTGGGCCTGGTCGACGTGGCGCTGTGGGACCTGGCGGGCAGGGCGGCGGGACAGCCCGTCCACCGGTTGCTGGGCGCATACCGCGAGGCCATACCCGCCTATGCGAGCACCGTCACCTTCGGCAGTGTCGAGGAGTACCTCGATGTGTCCGATCAATGCCTGGAGCTGGGGTACGCCGCCATCAAACTGCACGGCTGGGGGGACCCGAAGGCGGACGCGGCTCTGTGCCAGAAGCTGCGGGCGCACGTCGGCGACGACATCCCTCTGATGTACGACGGCTCGGCGGGGTTCGACCTCGCCGACTCCGTCTACGTCGGCCGCGCTCTCGGTGAGGCGGGGTACCTGTGGTACGAGGAGCCGATGCGGGAGTTCAGCGTGACCGCCTACCGCTGGCTGGCGGAGCGGGTCGACGTACCGCTGTTGGTCGCGGAGACCTCGGACGGCGCGCACATGAACGTCGGCGACTTCATCGCGGCCGGCGCGGCGGACCGGGTCAGGACGAGTGCCCAGTACAAGGGCGGCATCACGGGCGCGCTGCGCATCGCGCACCTCGCCGAGAGCTACCAGCTGCGGGCCGAGGTGCACGGGAGCGGAGTCGTCAACGCCCATCTGTGCATGGCGATACCCAACACCACCTACTACGAGTCCCTCGTGTACACCAATCCCGTCGTGCGTGAACCGTCGGTGGCAGCCGACGGACAGGTGCACGCGCCGACCGCCCCCGGCATCGGATTCGACCAGCCGGGCTGGTGA
- a CDS encoding carbohydrate ABC transporter permease, translated as MTTAPKARLRPLAASLAGLLFFLPIYIVLVNVLKNGSSIVSNPVGLPFPPTLDNIDNVLSRPDHLFWYGLVNSTEVTVISILVVTVISAMLGHYLARSTGTLAKVAMVVLLCGLMVPPAVILTPITEVLRAVGLMSTVPGLILAYVGYYMPFGVFVFAGFVKTIPRELEEAAALDGAGAFRTFWQVVFPLMRPASASVLIFLGVWIWNDFLNPLIILGPAAGTTVTVGIYRAIGEHQADFGSVFALMFLATLPILIFYLAFQKQFVKGLTGGATKG; from the coding sequence ATGACGACTGCGCCCAAGGCCCGGCTGCGTCCGCTCGCCGCGTCACTCGCCGGCCTGCTCTTCTTCCTGCCGATCTACATCGTGCTGGTCAACGTGCTCAAGAACGGTTCGTCGATCGTGTCGAACCCCGTGGGGCTGCCCTTCCCGCCGACCTTGGACAACATCGACAATGTGCTGTCCCGACCGGACCATCTGTTCTGGTACGGGCTGGTCAACAGCACGGAGGTCACCGTGATCTCCATCCTCGTCGTCACGGTGATCTCGGCCATGCTCGGGCACTACCTCGCACGGTCGACCGGCACCCTCGCCAAGGTCGCCATGGTCGTGCTGCTGTGCGGCCTCATGGTGCCGCCGGCCGTCATTCTCACGCCCATCACCGAAGTGCTCCGCGCCGTCGGCCTGATGAGCACGGTGCCCGGTCTGATCCTGGCCTACGTCGGCTACTACATGCCGTTCGGAGTGTTCGTCTTCGCCGGGTTCGTCAAGACGATCCCCCGCGAACTCGAAGAGGCGGCGGCCCTCGACGGCGCGGGGGCGTTCCGGACCTTCTGGCAGGTCGTCTTCCCTCTGATGCGACCGGCATCGGCCAGCGTGCTGATCTTCCTCGGTGTCTGGATCTGGAACGACTTCCTCAACCCGCTGATCATCCTGGGACCGGCCGCCGGCACCACGGTGACGGTCGGGATCTACCGCGCCATCGGCGAGCACCAGGCGGACTTCGGCTCGGTCTTCGCCCTCATGTTCCTCGCGACGCTGCCCATCCTCATCTTCTACCTGGCCTTCCAGAAGCAGTTCGTGAAAGGCCTCACGGGCGGGGCGACCAAGGGCTGA
- a CDS encoding CbtA family protein, translating into MNSATVRNLLVRGMLAGLGAGLLALVVAYLLGEPSVDSAIGYEEAHAPAHHHEVELVSRSMQSTAGLATGILLYGVAFGGIAALAYCFALGRVGRFTPRATALLLSGAALLAVYVVPFLKYPANPPSVGDPGTISKRTTLYFLMMLLSVLLAVAAVIIGKRLAPRLGTWYATVAAVACFVLAIGLAYAFLPVVNEVPKDFPAALLWRFRTSALAIQLTLWTGFGLIFGELAQRQLAPRTGAVPSGKATPVPH; encoded by the coding sequence ATGAACTCCGCAACAGTGAGAAACCTCCTCGTACGGGGCATGCTCGCCGGCCTGGGTGCCGGTCTGCTCGCCCTGGTCGTCGCCTACCTCCTCGGCGAACCCAGCGTGGACAGCGCCATCGGCTACGAGGAGGCCCACGCACCCGCGCACCACCACGAGGTCGAACTCGTCAGCCGCAGCATGCAGTCCACCGCGGGCCTCGCCACCGGCATCCTGCTCTACGGCGTCGCCTTCGGCGGCATAGCCGCCCTCGCGTACTGCTTCGCGCTCGGCCGCGTCGGCCGCTTCACCCCGCGCGCCACGGCACTCCTGCTCTCCGGCGCGGCCCTGCTCGCCGTGTACGTCGTGCCGTTCCTGAAGTACCCCGCCAACCCGCCGTCCGTCGGCGATCCCGGGACCATCAGCAAGCGCACGACGCTGTACTTCCTGATGATGCTGCTCAGCGTGCTGCTCGCCGTCGCCGCGGTGATCATCGGGAAGCGGCTCGCGCCCCGCCTGGGCACCTGGTACGCCACCGTGGCAGCGGTAGCGTGCTTCGTCCTCGCGATCGGGCTCGCGTACGCGTTCCTGCCGGTCGTCAACGAGGTACCGAAGGACTTCCCCGCAGCGCTGCTGTGGCGGTTCCGCACCTCGGCCCTCGCCATCCAGCTCACTCTGTGGACCGGATTCGGCCTGATCTTCGGCGAGTTGGCGCAGCGGCAGCTGGCTCCGCGCACGGGCGCGGTCCCGTCCGGCAAGGCAACTCCCGTACCCCACTGA